The following coding sequences are from one Microbulbifer sp. TB1203 window:
- the hutU gene encoding urocanate hydratase: protein MTTDKRHDPSRKITAPRGTRLSAKSWLTEAPLRMLMNNLDPEVAERPEDLVVYGGIGRAARDWECFDKIVEVLKRLEEDETLLVQSGKPVGVFKTHADAPRVLIANSNLVPHWANWEHFNELDKKGLMMYGQMTAGSWIYIGSQGIVQGTYETFAAVARQHFDGEAKGKWILTGGLGGMGGAQPLAATMAGFSMLAVECDETRIDFRLRTGYLDKKATSLDEALQIIEDAKSQDEAVSVGLLGNCADIFPEIVARKLLPDAVTDQTSAHDPLNGYLPKGWTLEQAAEMRRKDPALVVKEAKKSMAIQVTAMLELQERGAATLDYGNNIRQMAFEEGVKNAFDFPGFVPAYIRPLFCEGVGPFRWAALSGNPEDIYKTDAKVKELIPDNPQLHNWLDMARERIQFQGLPARICWVGLKDRARLALAFNEMVASGELEAPVVIGRDHLDSGSVASPNRETESMMDGSDAVSDWPLLNALLNTASGATWVSLHHGGGVGMGFSQHAGVVIVCDGTEAAAKRIARVLWNDPATGVMRHADAGYEIAKNCAVEQGLDLPMLND, encoded by the coding sequence ATGACCACCGACAAACGCCACGACCCCAGCCGCAAAATCACCGCCCCCCGCGGCACCCGGCTCAGCGCCAAGAGCTGGCTCACCGAGGCGCCGCTGCGCATGCTGATGAACAACCTGGACCCGGAAGTGGCCGAGCGCCCGGAGGATCTGGTCGTCTATGGCGGTATCGGCCGCGCCGCGCGGGACTGGGAGTGCTTCGACAAAATCGTCGAAGTGCTCAAGCGCCTGGAGGAAGACGAAACCCTGCTGGTGCAATCCGGCAAGCCGGTAGGCGTTTTCAAAACCCACGCCGACGCGCCGAGGGTGCTGATCGCCAACTCCAACCTGGTGCCCCACTGGGCCAACTGGGAGCACTTCAACGAGCTGGATAAAAAGGGCCTGATGATGTACGGCCAGATGACCGCCGGCTCCTGGATCTATATCGGCTCCCAGGGCATTGTGCAGGGCACCTACGAGACCTTCGCCGCAGTGGCCCGCCAGCATTTCGACGGCGAGGCCAAGGGCAAATGGATTCTGACCGGCGGCCTCGGCGGCATGGGCGGCGCCCAACCGCTGGCGGCCACTATGGCCGGCTTCAGCATGCTCGCGGTGGAGTGCGACGAGACCCGCATCGACTTCCGCCTGCGCACCGGCTACCTCGATAAAAAAGCCACCAGCCTGGACGAGGCGCTGCAGATTATCGAAGACGCAAAGAGTCAAGACGAAGCGGTTTCCGTGGGCCTGCTGGGCAATTGCGCGGATATTTTCCCGGAAATCGTTGCGCGCAAACTCCTGCCCGACGCGGTGACCGACCAGACCTCCGCCCACGATCCGCTGAACGGCTATTTGCCGAAAGGCTGGACCCTGGAGCAGGCCGCGGAAATGCGCCGCAAAGATCCAGCGCTGGTGGTGAAGGAGGCCAAGAAATCCATGGCCATCCAGGTCACCGCGATGCTGGAACTGCAAGAACGCGGCGCCGCCACCCTGGACTACGGCAACAACATCCGCCAGATGGCGTTCGAGGAAGGGGTCAAAAACGCCTTCGATTTCCCCGGCTTCGTGCCCGCCTATATCCGCCCGCTGTTCTGCGAAGGCGTAGGCCCCTTCCGCTGGGCGGCGCTGTCCGGCAATCCGGAGGATATCTACAAGACAGACGCCAAGGTCAAGGAACTGATCCCGGACAACCCGCAGCTGCACAATTGGCTGGATATGGCCCGCGAACGCATCCAGTTCCAGGGCCTGCCGGCGCGCATCTGCTGGGTGGGGCTGAAAGACCGCGCGCGCCTGGCGCTGGCCTTCAATGAGATGGTGGCCAGCGGCGAACTGGAAGCGCCGGTGGTGATCGGGCGCGACCACTTGGACAGCGGCTCCGTGGCCAGTCCCAACCGCGAAACCGAATCCATGATGGACGGCTCCGATGCGGTCTCCGACTGGCCGCTCCTGAACGCGCTGCTCAACACCGCCTCCGGGGCCACCTGGGTCTCCCTCCATCACGGCGGCGGGGTGGGTATGGGCTTTAGCCAACACGCCGGCGTGGTGATCGTCTGCGACGGCACCGAGGCCGCCGCCAAACGCATCGCCCGCGTACTGTGGAACGACCCGGCCACCGGCGTGATGCGCCACGCGGATGCGGGTTACGAGATCGCGAAAAACTGCGCGGTGGAGCAGGGGCTGGACCTGCCGATGCTGAACGACTGA
- the hutC gene encoding histidine utilization repressor — MNTAREPSAGGKRPSAQGEPRYAAIKRHIREQIESGRWAVHSQVPSENQLALEFGVSRMTARRALSELTDEGVLMRSQGLGTFVAEPVPAGSLLEVRNIADEVSARGHSYSSRILLLRETAAEANVAHALDLPQGAPVFHSVIVHCDNGLPIQWEERFTNPQLAPDYLQQDFSSTTPNAYLSRVAPLTEVDTTVEAIVAEAAVGEALELEAGSACLQVWRRTKSSAGTVSFARLVHPGSRYRLGAQLRF, encoded by the coding sequence ATGAATACTGCAAGAGAGCCCTCAGCGGGGGGTAAAAGGCCCTCGGCGCAAGGAGAGCCCCGCTACGCCGCCATCAAGCGCCATATCCGCGAGCAGATTGAGTCCGGCCGCTGGGCGGTGCACTCCCAGGTGCCCTCGGAGAACCAGTTGGCCCTGGAATTCGGGGTCAGCCGTATGACCGCGCGCCGCGCCCTGAGCGAACTGACCGACGAGGGCGTGCTGATGCGCTCCCAGGGCCTGGGCACCTTCGTGGCCGAGCCGGTACCCGCGGGCTCCCTGCTGGAAGTGCGCAATATCGCCGACGAGGTCAGCGCCCGCGGCCACAGCTATAGCAGCCGCATCCTGCTGCTGCGGGAAACGGCGGCGGAGGCCAACGTGGCCCACGCCCTGGACCTGCCGCAGGGCGCGCCGGTGTTCCATTCAGTCATCGTGCACTGCGACAACGGCCTGCCGATCCAATGGGAAGAGCGATTCACCAACCCGCAACTGGCACCGGACTACCTGCAGCAGGATTTCTCCAGCACCACCCCCAACGCCTATCTTTCCCGGGTGGCCCCTCTGACCGAAGTGGACACCACAGTGGAAGCGATCGTCGCGGAGGCGGCGGTGGGCGAGGCGCTGGAGCTGGAAGCCGGCAGTGCCTGCCTGCAGGTCTGGCGGCGCACCAAGAGCAGCGCTGGCACCGTGAGCTTTGCGCGGTTGGTGCATCCGGGAAGTCGCTACCGGCTTGGCGCACAGCTCCGATTTTGA
- the hutI gene encoding imidazolonepropionase: protein MTERCELLITNVHAATMDPSLPGAYGAVEDAAVAVTGGRIVWLGPRTELPDTTPDEVVDGEGQWLTPGLVDCHTHLVYGGHRASEFARRLGGESYEEVARAGGGILSTVRATRAASAEQLYRAAEPRLRALMAEGVTTVEIKSGYGLDLDTELKQLRTARRLAQHHPVSITTTCLAAHALPPEYDGRADEYIDLVCEEILPAVSKEQLADAVDMFCESIAFSVDQCRRLIDCAQKLDLPIKVHAEQLSRSGATAMAAAAGALSADHIEYITEMDVAAMAESGTVAVLLPGAFYTLRETRVPPVDRLRAAGVPMALSTDLNPGSCPIASLRLMMNMGCNLFGLTPAEALAGVTRAAARALGLCCSRGVLRAGLRADMVLWPMNTPDQLAYEVGALKPARIFLAGRTVGGRDVTAG from the coding sequence ATGACAGAACGCTGCGAGCTGCTGATTACCAATGTCCACGCCGCCACCATGGACCCCTCCCTGCCCGGCGCCTACGGCGCGGTGGAGGACGCCGCGGTGGCGGTTACCGGCGGCCGCATCGTGTGGCTGGGTCCGCGCACCGAACTGCCGGACACCACTCCCGACGAGGTGGTGGACGGCGAGGGTCAGTGGCTGACCCCGGGCCTGGTGGACTGCCACACTCACCTGGTCTACGGCGGCCACCGCGCCTCCGAGTTCGCCCGCCGCCTGGGAGGCGAGAGCTACGAAGAGGTGGCCCGCGCAGGTGGCGGCATCCTGTCCACGGTACGAGCCACCCGCGCGGCCAGCGCCGAACAGCTGTACCGCGCCGCCGAACCCCGACTGCGCGCGCTGATGGCCGAGGGCGTAACCACCGTGGAGATCAAATCCGGCTACGGCCTGGACCTGGATACCGAACTGAAACAGCTGCGCACAGCGCGCCGCCTGGCCCAGCACCACCCGGTGAGTATCACCACCACCTGCCTGGCCGCCCACGCGCTACCGCCGGAATACGACGGTCGCGCCGACGAATATATCGATCTGGTGTGCGAGGAAATCCTGCCGGCGGTGTCCAAGGAGCAACTGGCGGATGCGGTGGATATGTTCTGCGAATCCATCGCCTTTTCCGTCGACCAGTGCCGGCGGCTGATCGACTGCGCGCAGAAGCTGGATCTGCCGATCAAAGTACACGCGGAGCAACTCTCCCGTAGCGGTGCCACCGCCATGGCCGCGGCGGCCGGCGCCCTGTCCGCGGACCATATCGAGTACATCACCGAGATGGATGTGGCCGCCATGGCCGAGAGCGGCACGGTGGCGGTACTGCTGCCCGGGGCCTTCTACACCCTGCGCGAAACCCGGGTGCCGCCGGTGGACAGGCTGCGCGCCGCCGGCGTGCCCATGGCCCTGTCCACCGACCTGAATCCCGGCAGCTGCCCCATCGCCTCGCTGCGGCTGATGATGAATATGGGCTGCAACCTGTTCGGGCTCACCCCCGCCGAGGCACTGGCCGGAGTGACCCGCGCCGCAGCCCGGGCGCTGGGCCTGTGCTGTTCCCGCGGCGTGCTGCGCGCTGGGTTGCGTGCGGATATGGTGCTATGGCCCATGAATACTCCCGATCAACTTGCCTATGAAGTGGGCGCGCTGAAACCGGCACGGATTTTCCTCGCCGGCAGAACAGTAGGAGGCAGAGATGTTACAGCTGGCTGA
- the hutG gene encoding formimidoylglutamase gives MLQLADMRLWSGRTDSEDGKAGERWHQRITPLQLDSSPGLAILGFASDEGVRRNKGRIGAAKGPRILRLAMANLPATFDTPMYDAGNVKIEREDLESAQSMLGARIKELLDGGHFPLVLGGGHEIAFGSYQGIARWMREHHREKTLGIINFDAHLDLRVPSPRGSSGTPFYQIAEQCEINGRPFNYLCIGAADSANTPALYNRARELGAHVIRDREITSWQLDRVREQIREFIERVDFVYLTICLDFFPAAVMPAVSAPAGRGVSLELFEPLLDTVLESKKVCLADMAEFNPYFDIEDHAARTAARIAFQIANGVAAG, from the coding sequence ATGTTACAGCTGGCTGATATGCGCCTGTGGAGCGGGCGCACCGATAGCGAGGACGGCAAGGCCGGCGAGCGCTGGCACCAGCGCATCACACCGCTGCAACTGGACAGTTCTCCGGGCCTGGCGATCCTGGGCTTTGCCTCCGACGAGGGAGTGCGCCGCAACAAGGGCCGCATCGGCGCCGCCAAGGGCCCGCGCATCCTGCGCCTGGCCATGGCCAACCTGCCCGCCACCTTCGACACACCGATGTACGATGCCGGCAATGTGAAGATTGAAAGAGAGGATCTGGAATCCGCCCAGTCCATGCTCGGCGCGCGTATCAAGGAACTGCTGGATGGCGGCCACTTTCCCCTGGTTCTGGGCGGCGGCCACGAGATCGCCTTCGGCAGCTATCAGGGCATCGCCCGCTGGATGCGCGAGCATCACCGCGAAAAGACCCTGGGCATTATCAATTTCGACGCACACCTGGACCTGCGCGTGCCCTCCCCCCGGGGGTCGTCAGGCACGCCTTTCTACCAGATCGCCGAGCAGTGCGAGATCAACGGCCGCCCCTTCAACTACCTATGCATCGGCGCCGCCGACAGCGCCAATACCCCGGCGCTGTATAACCGCGCCCGGGAACTGGGTGCACATGTGATCCGCGACCGGGAGATCACCAGTTGGCAGCTGGACAGAGTGCGGGAACAGATCCGGGAATTTATCGAGAGGGTGGACTTCGTCTACCTCACCATCTGTCTGGATTTTTTCCCCGCCGCCGTCATGCCCGCGGTCAGCGCCCCCGCCGGGCGCGGCGTGTCGCTGGAACTGTTCGAGCCGCTGCTGGATACGGTACTGGAATCGAAAAAGGTGTGCCTGGCGGATATGGCGGAATTCAATCCCTATTTCGATATTGAGGACCATGCAGCGCGCACTGCGGCGCGGATTGCGTTCCAGATTGCCAACGGGGTTGCCGCGGGCTGA
- a CDS encoding lipid A deacylase LpxR family protein → MPSSIANPLIKEIAIYHQFFRKRLGHLAIAALIVSSAPDIAIAETAGDTAKDSSLQAITLRIDNDLFAGNDRGYSNGVGLGFLSQTVDNFQDERLPASYRGLNNGLTWLQPKGYTEYNMALGLGHGIFTPGDWRQGGLIEDDRPYAGVLVVGVKYNGRNDCDMRSTSFDIGIVGPSARGKELQQGVHKLVGSEKFRGWDNQIGDEIVFRLSTRKLRRFQFKRPPDTWQQDLILRSGGSIGNLSTYADIGAEWRFGPRLPDNFGSAPLLPVSENTVPTRNRAFMPRLEIHGFVTLSLRAVFHDITLDGNTWKDSHSVQRNPLVADLGVGVAGSYGKWKFAFARYLRSREFEEQAELPQLGSLAVWRDL, encoded by the coding sequence ATGCCCAGCAGTATCGCAAATCCATTGATCAAAGAGATTGCCATTTATCATCAGTTTTTTCGAAAACGACTCGGTCATCTGGCTATAGCGGCACTGATCGTTTCATCCGCTCCGGATATCGCCATCGCGGAAACGGCCGGTGATACGGCAAAGGATTCTTCCCTGCAAGCAATCACCCTGCGCATCGACAACGACCTGTTCGCCGGCAACGACCGCGGCTATTCCAACGGGGTTGGCCTCGGTTTCCTATCGCAGACCGTCGATAATTTTCAGGACGAGCGGCTGCCGGCGAGCTATCGCGGGTTGAACAACGGCCTCACCTGGCTGCAGCCGAAGGGATATACCGAATACAACATGGCGCTGGGCCTCGGCCACGGCATTTTCACCCCGGGGGACTGGCGCCAGGGCGGGTTGATCGAGGACGATCGCCCCTACGCTGGCGTACTGGTGGTGGGAGTAAAATATAACGGCAGAAACGACTGTGATATGCGCAGCACCAGCTTCGATATCGGTATTGTTGGCCCTTCTGCACGGGGGAAAGAGTTGCAACAGGGGGTGCATAAACTTGTGGGCTCGGAGAAATTCCGCGGTTGGGACAACCAGATCGGCGACGAAATTGTCTTCCGCCTCTCCACCCGGAAACTGCGGCGTTTCCAGTTCAAGCGACCGCCGGACACCTGGCAACAGGACCTGATCCTGCGCAGCGGCGGCAGTATCGGCAACCTGTCCACATACGCCGATATCGGCGCGGAGTGGCGCTTCGGCCCCCGGCTGCCGGACAATTTCGGCAGCGCGCCGCTACTGCCGGTCTCGGAAAACACCGTCCCCACCCGCAACCGTGCATTCATGCCCCGGCTGGAGATACACGGCTTTGTCACCCTGAGCCTGCGCGCGGTGTTCCACGACATCACCCTCGACGGCAACACCTGGAAAGACAGTCACAGCGTGCAGCGAAATCCCCTTGTCGCCGATCTGGGGGTCGGCGTGGCGGGGAGTTACGGCAAATGGAAATTCGCCTTCGCGCGCTATCTGCGCAGCCGCGAATTTGAGGAGCAGGCCGAGCTGCCACAGTTGGGTAGCCTGGCGGTGTGGCGGGATCTTTAA
- a CDS encoding organic hydroperoxide resistance protein, producing the protein MQVLYKAVATATGGRDGQAKSSDGILDVKLTTPKELGGPGGEATNPEQLFAAGYSACFIGAIKFVAGQEKVEVPEDTSVRGEVGIGPQDKGFGLDIDLFVSLPGLDKQTAEKLVTRAHEEVCPYSNATRNNVDVRLHVST; encoded by the coding sequence ATGCAAGTACTCTACAAAGCCGTAGCCACTGCCACCGGAGGCCGCGACGGCCAGGCCAAATCTTCCGACGGCATCCTGGACGTAAAACTCACCACCCCGAAGGAACTAGGCGGCCCCGGTGGCGAAGCCACCAACCCGGAACAGCTGTTTGCCGCGGGCTACTCCGCCTGCTTTATCGGCGCGATCAAATTTGTCGCCGGCCAGGAGAAAGTTGAGGTACCGGAAGACACCAGCGTGCGCGGCGAGGTGGGTATCGGTCCGCAGGACAAGGGCTTTGGCCTGGATATCGACCTGTTTGTCAGCCTGCCGGGCCTGGATAAGCAAACCGCGGAGAAGCTGGTGACTCGGGCCCATGAGGAGGTCTGCCCCTACTCCAACGCCACCCGCAACAACGTGGATGTGCGCCTGCACGTCTCCACCTGA
- a CDS encoding MarR family transcriptional regulator: protein MAKSTSDDLKLNNQLCFSLYSTSLAMGKLYKPLLEKLGLTYPQYLMMMVLWEEDDITATELSFRLMQDKGALSPVIKRLEAQGLIDRRRDPKDDRRVQLHLTQAGRKMQQQAEEIPAQILFGSGLDRKAARQLKLQLEAVRRTINEHL from the coding sequence ATGGCCAAATCCACCAGTGACGACCTCAAGCTCAATAACCAGCTGTGCTTCAGCCTCTATTCCACGTCCCTGGCAATGGGCAAGCTGTACAAGCCGCTGCTGGAAAAGCTGGGACTGACCTACCCGCAATATCTGATGATGATGGTGTTGTGGGAAGAGGACGACATCACCGCCACCGAGCTGAGTTTTCGACTGATGCAGGACAAAGGCGCCCTGAGCCCGGTCATCAAGCGCCTGGAAGCCCAAGGACTGATCGACCGCCGGCGCGACCCCAAGGATGACCGGCGGGTCCAACTGCACCTCACTCAGGCGGGCAGGAAAATGCAACAGCAGGCTGAAGAGATTCCCGCGCAGATCCTCTTCGGCAGCGGCCTCGACCGCAAGGCCGCACGCCAGCTCAAGCTGCAGCTGGAAGCGGTGCGCCGCACCATCAACGAGCATCTCTAG
- a CDS encoding DUF3857 domain-containing protein, whose translation MTSPSRARSFPVHIPVFFILLALVSLLSSPAAAADYELAPRPQWLQPVALPESENLSSGESLRYLLVDTQINVSGEEKERFYRVAMRPLNQQGLQQISSISLGFAPAYEKLVIHDISVLRDGKRRDRLKSAEIKLFQQEDELDRGLYAERWTAMLLLKDLRAGDIVEYSYTLRGSNPVLGDKFFGRELLAWGVSIERLYISLLSPREKALQVRIADAKKGHGIDIQQRTKGNKVRYFADLRHTEAVRQEDGIPEWLSPFPVLQYSQYADWRQVNDWAHALYHTPGELPEEFARLVAEMEGGPAQKAAAATQWIQNNIRYFGIEHGVNSHRPSAPMETFERRFGDCKDKTVLLVAALRELGIDAHPALVSSVNNLYLDGRLPSPGNFDHVITTFTLDGKRYWVDPTATSQAGSLQEMSLPDFNWALVVDGERDSLTAIEAPVQSQRRARVVVREIVTLAENRKAAIFEVTSRYSGWRAEQMRSYTGYRDRETLGAEFLQYYSRYFPSIEILEPIEVIDSEHGNELVLKEKYRLRKVGDDSSGKNMLKLVASNVAETLRLPNSLQRQYPFRLPGDLQIEQTLEVVAQSAADIRWSEKGSGETIANPWFEFEREVQKENNKITVQYRYSSRGKSVSAADFPQYLEQINRIENDLSYVLWLSPASVSREERRNRARDLARDLLSGKKSDGTNGGVQ comes from the coding sequence ATGACGTCTCCTTCCCGCGCCCGCTCTTTTCCGGTGCATATACCCGTATTTTTCATCTTGTTGGCCCTGGTTTCTCTGCTGTCTTCGCCGGCTGCGGCCGCGGACTACGAGCTGGCCCCGCGTCCCCAGTGGCTGCAACCGGTGGCCCTGCCGGAGAGTGAAAACCTCTCCAGCGGTGAGAGTCTCCGCTATCTGCTGGTGGATACTCAGATCAATGTGTCCGGGGAGGAAAAGGAACGGTTCTACCGGGTTGCCATGCGGCCCCTGAACCAGCAGGGTTTGCAGCAAATTTCCAGTATCAGCCTCGGCTTCGCTCCCGCCTACGAGAAGCTGGTGATCCACGATATCAGCGTGCTGCGCGACGGCAAGCGCCGGGACCGGCTGAAATCGGCGGAGATAAAACTCTTCCAGCAGGAAGATGAACTGGATCGGGGCCTCTACGCCGAGCGCTGGACGGCGATGCTGTTGTTGAAGGACCTGCGTGCCGGAGATATCGTCGAGTACAGCTATACATTGCGTGGCTCCAACCCGGTGCTGGGAGATAAGTTCTTCGGCCGTGAGCTGCTGGCCTGGGGTGTGTCCATCGAACGACTGTATATCAGCTTGCTCAGCCCTCGGGAAAAGGCGCTGCAAGTGCGTATTGCAGATGCGAAAAAGGGCCATGGCATAGACATCCAACAGCGCACCAAGGGCAATAAAGTGCGCTATTTTGCCGACCTGCGGCACACCGAGGCAGTGCGCCAGGAAGACGGCATTCCCGAGTGGCTCTCACCCTTCCCGGTTCTCCAGTACAGCCAGTATGCTGACTGGCGCCAAGTGAATGACTGGGCCCACGCGCTCTACCACACACCGGGCGAGCTACCCGAGGAATTTGCCCGCCTGGTGGCGGAGATGGAGGGCGGTCCGGCGCAAAAGGCCGCCGCCGCTACCCAGTGGATTCAGAACAACATCCGCTATTTCGGCATAGAGCACGGTGTCAACTCCCACCGTCCCTCGGCGCCGATGGAAACTTTCGAGCGCCGCTTCGGCGACTGCAAAGACAAAACTGTCCTGCTGGTTGCCGCCCTGCGCGAGCTGGGAATAGACGCACACCCGGCGTTGGTGTCTTCCGTAAATAATCTGTATTTGGACGGGCGGTTGCCATCCCCGGGAAATTTCGACCATGTCATCACCACTTTTACCCTGGATGGAAAGCGCTACTGGGTGGACCCCACTGCAACCAGTCAGGCCGGGTCCCTGCAGGAAATGTCTCTGCCGGATTTCAACTGGGCACTGGTGGTTGATGGAGAGAGAGATTCCCTGACCGCCATCGAGGCGCCGGTGCAGAGTCAACGCCGGGCCCGGGTAGTGGTCAGGGAGATTGTGACTCTGGCGGAAAACCGGAAGGCAGCGATTTTTGAAGTGACCAGCCGCTACAGCGGATGGCGCGCGGAGCAAATGCGCTCCTATACCGGATACCGGGACAGGGAAACCCTGGGAGCGGAATTCCTGCAGTACTATTCACGCTATTTTCCCTCTATCGAAATCCTGGAGCCGATTGAAGTCATCGACTCAGAGCACGGCAACGAGTTGGTGCTGAAAGAAAAATACCGGCTGCGCAAGGTTGGCGACGACAGCAGCGGAAAAAACATGCTAAAGCTGGTGGCATCCAATGTGGCGGAAACCCTGCGCTTGCCCAATTCGCTGCAGCGTCAATACCCCTTCCGCCTGCCGGGAGACCTACAAATAGAGCAGACGCTGGAAGTGGTGGCACAGAGTGCGGCGGACATCCGTTGGTCGGAAAAGGGAAGCGGGGAAACGATTGCCAACCCCTGGTTTGAATTCGAACGCGAAGTGCAGAAGGAAAACAACAAAATCACCGTGCAGTACCGCTACAGTTCCCGAGGCAAATCTGTTTCCGCGGCGGATTTCCCGCAATACCTGGAGCAGATCAATCGCATAGAAAACGATCTGAGTTATGTCCTGTGGCTATCACCCGCATCCGTTTCCCGGGAAGAGCGCCGCAACCGCGCCAGAGACCTGGCGCGGGACCTACTTTCCGGAAAAAAATCCGATGGCACAAACGGAGGTGTGCAGTGA
- a CDS encoding tetratricopeptide repeat protein: MKIWRFLLPLVAVVSGCATAPAATDLPVISPPGMELEQPALDPVDPAGGDALETGREAFAGADARLASMAAHILEDMDSVPFEEFWSAYLESSKLHTAVADREQFQQVVKELPDGEGTDCTSVDWERWTQQNFFELEPHLAAQDCYEQLGETGKAERHARAVQFVLRGVLGGGNGESPDTAYEIGILDHAEDILALAGYQLQDAFLLPLGQGQALYYVVLAEDPDSGVQRPIYFHNQRAIHRILGINFPFGSLDGLYISHVLQPLSKQSTAAKIGMGLYLENVGKEEEAVQYYLDAAALGSQIAQFRLGKACLRETLPMFSRGDCVDFLLSAAEQGYADAMVALAHVYREGFGVERSEKLFQQFMEAAQRRLAPGLAWYRLASYYGGDKWAVEPQTERKFLRRAADDGLPDAQYLLIRREQGEWWEVEATQLLPQLARLASQGHRTSGIAYARRAFASASERTPEELAMAREFLDAALAVNSSAAHSLQGGLLELGRDFGAAERHFLKSPFQTGSQIGLARLHQQQRLPHSDPEMAALWYMMCASMEAPECLYQLGRIFRNGEGIQRDAALGRTMILHAAEQGHKPAMVEVSKWDDD; encoded by the coding sequence GTGAAGATATGGCGTTTCCTGCTGCCGCTTGTAGCTGTCGTCAGCGGCTGTGCCACCGCGCCTGCGGCGACCGACCTGCCAGTGATATCGCCCCCCGGGATGGAGCTCGAACAGCCCGCTTTAGATCCTGTCGATCCCGCTGGCGGCGACGCCCTCGAAACCGGCCGCGAGGCTTTCGCCGGCGCCGACGCTCGGCTGGCCTCCATGGCGGCACATATTTTGGAAGATATGGATTCGGTGCCCTTCGAAGAATTCTGGTCCGCCTATCTGGAAAGCTCCAAACTGCACACCGCCGTGGCGGACCGGGAGCAATTCCAACAGGTCGTGAAAGAGCTGCCCGACGGCGAGGGAACGGATTGTACCTCCGTGGATTGGGAGCGATGGACGCAGCAGAATTTCTTCGAACTGGAACCCCACCTGGCTGCGCAGGACTGCTACGAACAGTTGGGTGAAACGGGCAAGGCGGAACGGCACGCACGTGCGGTACAGTTTGTTCTGCGAGGCGTACTCGGCGGCGGCAATGGCGAAAGCCCCGACACCGCCTACGAAATCGGCATACTGGATCATGCCGAAGATATTCTGGCGCTGGCGGGCTACCAGCTCCAAGATGCCTTTTTATTACCTCTCGGCCAAGGGCAGGCCCTCTACTACGTTGTGTTGGCCGAGGACCCGGACAGCGGGGTGCAGCGACCTATCTATTTCCACAACCAGCGCGCCATACACCGGATTCTGGGCATCAACTTCCCCTTCGGTAGTCTGGATGGACTATATATCAGCCACGTACTTCAACCTCTTTCGAAGCAGAGTACAGCCGCAAAAATAGGTATGGGTCTGTATCTCGAAAATGTCGGCAAAGAGGAAGAGGCCGTGCAGTATTATCTGGATGCCGCCGCCCTCGGCAGCCAGATAGCGCAGTTCCGCCTGGGTAAAGCCTGCCTGAGAGAAACACTACCGATGTTTTCCCGGGGGGATTGCGTCGATTTCCTGCTTTCCGCTGCCGAGCAGGGCTATGCGGATGCCATGGTGGCCCTCGCCCATGTCTATCGGGAAGGGTTCGGTGTCGAGCGCAGCGAAAAGCTGTTTCAACAATTCATGGAGGCGGCGCAGCGGCGACTGGCGCCGGGTCTGGCCTGGTATCGGCTCGCGAGTTATTACGGTGGCGATAAATGGGCGGTGGAACCACAGACGGAGCGCAAGTTCCTGCGCCGCGCCGCCGATGATGGCTTGCCGGATGCGCAGTATCTGTTGATTCGCCGCGAGCAGGGCGAATGGTGGGAGGTGGAGGCGACGCAACTGCTGCCGCAGCTGGCAAGGCTCGCCTCTCAGGGGCACAGGACGTCAGGTATAGCTTATGCGCGCCGGGCTTTTGCCAGCGCATCTGAGCGCACCCCGGAAGAACTGGCGATGGCGCGGGAATTTCTCGATGCCGCCCTGGCCGTGAATTCGAGTGCGGCGCACAGCCTGCAGGGCGGGCTGCTGGAACTCGGTCGTGATTTTGGTGCGGCGGAACGCCACTTTCTGAAAAGCCCCTTTCAAACCGGCTCCCAAATTGGCCTCGCGCGGCTGCACCAGCAGCAGCGCCTGCCTCACTCAGATCCCGAAATGGCTGCGCTCTGGTACATGATGTGCGCCAGTATGGAGGCTCCCGAATGCCTCTACCAGCTCGGCAGAATTTTTCGCAACGGTGAGGGTATCCAGCGCGATGCGGCACTGGGCCGGACCATGATCCTGCATGCCGCGGAGCAGGGCCACAAGCCGGCGATGGTGGAGGTCAGCAAGTGGGACGATGACTGA